From the genome of Dehalobacter sp. 12DCB1, one region includes:
- a CDS encoding HK97 gp10 family phage protein, translating into MAKSMFEFDVSEIQLYLKLINKAAEGEFKKQIALWFEACGFEFLRIVQDEIISRKVVDTRLLLNSFEKGNQNNVWEVSDGGLTLEVGTNVEYAAYANDGHWTNTKGKTSRFVPGVWRGDTFQYVRGAKTGMVLRQRWVEGSHYWEAAIRIFERIFQKSVEKKMEEWRDTFFRKKGGG; encoded by the coding sequence ATGGCAAAGAGTATGTTTGAGTTTGACGTCAGCGAGATCCAGCTGTACCTGAAGCTGATCAACAAGGCTGCCGAGGGCGAATTCAAGAAGCAGATTGCCCTTTGGTTCGAGGCCTGCGGGTTTGAATTCCTGCGGATCGTGCAGGATGAAATCATCAGCCGGAAAGTGGTGGATACCCGCCTGCTCTTAAACAGCTTTGAGAAAGGCAATCAAAACAACGTCTGGGAAGTATCGGATGGTGGTCTTACCCTGGAAGTCGGTACAAATGTGGAGTACGCGGCTTATGCCAATGACGGCCACTGGACCAATACGAAGGGGAAGACCTCACGCTTTGTGCCAGGCGTCTGGCGGGGTGACACCTTCCAATATGTTCGGGGAGCTAAAACGGGCATGGTCTTGAGGCAGAGATGGGTCGAGGGCTCGCATTACTGGGAAGCGGCTATCAGGATATTTGAGCGCATCTTCCAGAAGTCCGTGGAAAAAAAGATGGAAGAATGGCGCGACACCTTTTTCAGAAAAAAAGGCGGTGGTTAA
- a CDS encoding DUF3599 family protein, translated as MIENFFRHRCDIYHVTATTKTAGYGLPNSEKTLTKPALPSLANVKCFFAYPDTDGIMEKEPATVFTGANEISLPAGTVINYGDVIIDKRFNVDYTAGFPEDVRGKYIAVPLTRRTVQEAL; from the coding sequence ATGATTGAAAACTTTTTCCGTCATCGCTGTGACATCTACCATGTGACCGCTACGACAAAAACGGCCGGCTATGGTCTACCGAACAGTGAAAAGACCTTGACAAAACCCGCTCTGCCGAGCCTTGCGAATGTTAAGTGCTTCTTTGCCTATCCCGACACTGACGGGATTATGGAAAAGGAGCCGGCAACGGTATTCACGGGAGCGAACGAGATTTCGCTCCCAGCCGGTACCGTCATTAACTATGGCGATGTAATTATCGACAAACGCTTTAATGTTGACTACACAGCAGGCTTTCCCGAAGATGTGCGGGGCAAATATATTGCTGTGCCGCTCACCCGCAGAACCGTTCAGGAGGCTCTCTGA
- a CDS encoding DUF3199 family protein — MATRPWVTPAEVKDYTEFETVQNRPDAKLLVDIARAENYIIHRTNNDFTDVEKYQTIPEDIKIATKLVAEFYATTAPQDPQKKYQSETFKDYSYTITSGSDKSADDLDISALIAAYVKPASTGTLNMKMRKL; from the coding sequence ATGGCAACAAGACCTTGGGTAACGCCGGCGGAGGTCAAGGATTATACCGAGTTTGAAACCGTACAGAATCGGCCGGACGCTAAGCTTCTGGTCGATATTGCGCGCGCAGAGAACTATATCATCCACCGCACCAATAATGATTTCACGGATGTGGAGAAGTACCAGACCATCCCCGAAGACATTAAAATCGCGACGAAGCTTGTTGCTGAGTTCTACGCCACTACCGCCCCTCAGGATCCGCAGAAGAAATACCAGAGTGAGACCTTCAAGGATTATAGTTACACGATAACCAGCGGGTCGGACAAGAGTGCGGACGATCTTGATATTTCGGCCCTGATCGCGGCTTATGTCAAGCCGGCATCGACCGGGACGCTGAATATGAAGATGAGAAAGCTGTAG